The following coding sequences are from one Megachile rotundata isolate GNS110a chromosome 13, iyMegRotu1, whole genome shotgun sequence window:
- the LOC105663339 gene encoding uncharacterized protein LOC105663339 isoform X1: protein MADAKSKKARSTAKPAPSGIPLPRGKENARPSLSAAEKRASFAKEPAGRTRVSIDCATDRSAQTSRAFADVTKKAPFKIHCDQKNVPREESREESRPRNRATSEVAAEATRKRSTVDKTDDSRLDKNLPRSKIPRRSRSCSVPTESVLSKRPTLDPRSRLVEIDRTVVTLKRKLSEETSSRCPNERNETRAKKCGETCPTLCDGRVASPIPAEPVIQEEPVDKIRRTDLAKNLGRSGDRASLPVELLFHAEYLEDLPIIEQQREERSVRLSVNFLRGNVNAEQRRLVIIFMISVGVHCRYPSFAVYQAVKLFDAALDRIPMQTPVVQLHALASLWIALKKQEHFHRIPTAAKMVNLAKELYQDREDLLIACEAKILQALDFNLTFADPFSLFNYHLINCQRCLNISEESVMFLYNCGGYLIDVTLLDEQFCRKGAGLIAATAAELALGLAFDAIVDNARPRWLFWRGLLSANVPRLIAKYRDEEIDRSRVTMLRRVLISGKKRYGFDAVHKKYSRSRHGRISERLLDRASRVSPSESLFDL, encoded by the exons ATGGCGGATGCGAAGAGCAAGAAAGCGCGGTCCACCGCTAAACCGGCGCCGTCGGGGATTCCGTTACCGCGCGGGAAAGAAAACGCTCGACCTTCATTGAGCGCCGCCGAGAAAAGAGCGTCCTTCGCGAAGGAACCCGCTGGCAGAACTCGAGTCTCGATCGACTGCGCTACCGATCGCTCGGCTCAAACCAGTCGCGCGTTCGCTGACGTGACCAAGAAGGCTCCGTTCAAGATCCACTGTGACCAGAAGAATGTCCCGAGGGAAGAATCTCGAGAAGAATCGCGGCCGCGAAATCGCGCGACGAGCGAAGTCGCTGCCGAAGCGACGCGAAAGCGGTCGACGGTCGACAAGACCGACGACTCGCGGCTCGATAAAAACCTCCCGCGTTCCAAGATACCCCGTCGCTCCAG GTCGTGTTCCGTGCCGACGGAGAGCGTTCTTTCCAAACGACCGACACTCGATCCAAGATCGAGATTGGTCGAAATCGACAGAACGGTTGTGACGTTGAAGAGGAAGCTCAGCGAGGAGACAAGCAG CAGATGTCCGAACGAAAGAAACGAAACAAGAGCGAAGAAATGCGGAGAAACGTGTCCGACGCTGTGCGACGGACGAGTTGCGTCACCGATTCCGGCCGAG CCGGTGATCCAGGAGGAGCCGGTGGACAAGATTCGCAGGACCGATCTCGCCAAAAATCTCGGCCGTTCCGGGGACCGAGCCTCTCTGCCGGTCGAGCTGCTCTTCCACGCGGAGTATCTCGAAGATCTGCCGATCATCGAGCAGCAGAGGGAAGAGCGGTCCGTTCGACTGTCCGTCAACTTTCTGCGAGGCAACGTGAACGCGGAACAGAGAAGGCTGGTGATCATCTTCATGATCAGCGTAGGG GTGCATTGCCGGTATCCGTCGTTCGCCGTGTATCAGGCGGTGAAGCTGTTCGACGCGGCGCTGGATAGAATCCCGATGCAAACGCCGGTCGTGCAGCTGCACGCGTTGGCCAGCTTGTGGATCGCGTTGAAGAAGCAAGAACACTTTCACAGGATACCTACG GCTGCGAAGATGGTAAACTTAGCTAAGGAGTTGTACCAGGACCGAGAAGATTTACTGATCGCGTGCGAGGCGAAGATCCTGCAGGCTTTGGATTTTAACTTGACGTTCGCGGACCCGTTCTCTCTCTTCAATTATCACCTGATCAACTGCCAGCGTTGTTTAAACATTTCCGAAGAGAGCGTCATGTTTCTGTACAACTGTGGTGGCTACCTG ATCGACGTGACGCTGCTGGACGAGCAGTTCTGTCGAAAAGGCGCGGGTCTGATCGCCGCGACGGCTGCCGAGCTGGCACTCGGTCTCGCCTTCGACGCGATCGTGGACAACGCTCGACCGCGATGGCTATTCTGGAGGGGACTGCTTTCCGCCAACGTTCCTCGCTTAATCGCCAA GTACCGGGACGAGGAAATCGATCGATCTCGAGTCACGATGCTGCGACGCGTTTTAATTTCCGGCAAGAAGCGTTACGGTTTCGACGCGGTACACAAAAAGTACAGTCGCAGCAGACACGGCCGAATATCGGAACGTTTGCTGGATCGAGCCAGCAGAGTATCGCCGTCGGAATCGTTGTTCGATCTGTAA
- the LOC105663339 gene encoding uncharacterized protein LOC105663339 isoform X2, giving the protein MADAKSKKARSTAKPAPSGIPLPRGKENARPSLSAAEKRASFAKEPAGRTRVSIDCATDRSAQTSRAFADVTKKAPFKIHCDQKNVPREESREESRPRNRATSEVAAEATRKRSTVDKTDDSRLDKNLPRSKIPRRSRSCSVPTESVLSKRPTLDPRSRLVEIDRTVVTLKRKLSEETSRCPNERNETRAKKCGETCPTLCDGRVASPIPAEPVIQEEPVDKIRRTDLAKNLGRSGDRASLPVELLFHAEYLEDLPIIEQQREERSVRLSVNFLRGNVNAEQRRLVIIFMISVGVHCRYPSFAVYQAVKLFDAALDRIPMQTPVVQLHALASLWIALKKQEHFHRIPTAAKMVNLAKELYQDREDLLIACEAKILQALDFNLTFADPFSLFNYHLINCQRCLNISEESVMFLYNCGGYLIDVTLLDEQFCRKGAGLIAATAAELALGLAFDAIVDNARPRWLFWRGLLSANVPRLIAKYRDEEIDRSRVTMLRRVLISGKKRYGFDAVHKKYSRSRHGRISERLLDRASRVSPSESLFDL; this is encoded by the exons ATGGCGGATGCGAAGAGCAAGAAAGCGCGGTCCACCGCTAAACCGGCGCCGTCGGGGATTCCGTTACCGCGCGGGAAAGAAAACGCTCGACCTTCATTGAGCGCCGCCGAGAAAAGAGCGTCCTTCGCGAAGGAACCCGCTGGCAGAACTCGAGTCTCGATCGACTGCGCTACCGATCGCTCGGCTCAAACCAGTCGCGCGTTCGCTGACGTGACCAAGAAGGCTCCGTTCAAGATCCACTGTGACCAGAAGAATGTCCCGAGGGAAGAATCTCGAGAAGAATCGCGGCCGCGAAATCGCGCGACGAGCGAAGTCGCTGCCGAAGCGACGCGAAAGCGGTCGACGGTCGACAAGACCGACGACTCGCGGCTCGATAAAAACCTCCCGCGTTCCAAGATACCCCGTCGCTCCAG GTCGTGTTCCGTGCCGACGGAGAGCGTTCTTTCCAAACGACCGACACTCGATCCAAGATCGAGATTGGTCGAAATCGACAGAACGGTTGTGACGTTGAAGAGGAAGCTCAGCGAGGAGACAAGCAG ATGTCCGAACGAAAGAAACGAAACAAGAGCGAAGAAATGCGGAGAAACGTGTCCGACGCTGTGCGACGGACGAGTTGCGTCACCGATTCCGGCCGAG CCGGTGATCCAGGAGGAGCCGGTGGACAAGATTCGCAGGACCGATCTCGCCAAAAATCTCGGCCGTTCCGGGGACCGAGCCTCTCTGCCGGTCGAGCTGCTCTTCCACGCGGAGTATCTCGAAGATCTGCCGATCATCGAGCAGCAGAGGGAAGAGCGGTCCGTTCGACTGTCCGTCAACTTTCTGCGAGGCAACGTGAACGCGGAACAGAGAAGGCTGGTGATCATCTTCATGATCAGCGTAGGG GTGCATTGCCGGTATCCGTCGTTCGCCGTGTATCAGGCGGTGAAGCTGTTCGACGCGGCGCTGGATAGAATCCCGATGCAAACGCCGGTCGTGCAGCTGCACGCGTTGGCCAGCTTGTGGATCGCGTTGAAGAAGCAAGAACACTTTCACAGGATACCTACG GCTGCGAAGATGGTAAACTTAGCTAAGGAGTTGTACCAGGACCGAGAAGATTTACTGATCGCGTGCGAGGCGAAGATCCTGCAGGCTTTGGATTTTAACTTGACGTTCGCGGACCCGTTCTCTCTCTTCAATTATCACCTGATCAACTGCCAGCGTTGTTTAAACATTTCCGAAGAGAGCGTCATGTTTCTGTACAACTGTGGTGGCTACCTG ATCGACGTGACGCTGCTGGACGAGCAGTTCTGTCGAAAAGGCGCGGGTCTGATCGCCGCGACGGCTGCCGAGCTGGCACTCGGTCTCGCCTTCGACGCGATCGTGGACAACGCTCGACCGCGATGGCTATTCTGGAGGGGACTGCTTTCCGCCAACGTTCCTCGCTTAATCGCCAA GTACCGGGACGAGGAAATCGATCGATCTCGAGTCACGATGCTGCGACGCGTTTTAATTTCCGGCAAGAAGCGTTACGGTTTCGACGCGGTACACAAAAAGTACAGTCGCAGCAGACACGGCCGAATATCGGAACGTTTGCTGGATCGAGCCAGCAGAGTATCGCCGTCGGAATCGTTGTTCGATCTGTAA